The following coding sequences are from one Sphingobium sp. RAC03 window:
- a CDS encoding glycoside hydrolase family 43 protein, with protein sequence MTIKSSIALLGLSLAATILPAQVWRADQGDGTYRNPVLFADYPDPDIIRVGEDFYFITTTFANAPGMTILHSKDLVNWQIAGHLMDRLEGNPRYDLSDGGDYRRGFFAASMRHHKGTFYVAVSPIGLNTRIYRANSPTGPWTYTELDRHAFDPALFFEDDGQAYLMTSIGTDGTVTLLTMNEDVTKITASKVVHYNKGAEGSKIIKRAGWYYLFNALPSKLALSVSRARSLQGPWETRPQIDDTSGGHQGALVDLANGDWAGFVMVDAGSIGRMTNISPVYWQDDWPIWGTPDAPGRVPDRAPKPIMGHPFAEPPASDDFSASTLGLQWQWNHNPDDRRWSLRERPGFLRLHATQADRLWTASNTLTQKGQGPRSRAIVKVDMRGLRPGDVCGVGTFGKISAQLSIVGGDKDRRALTMMVTDSTEDGPRTETRVASVPVSGQTLWLRTDMDFVRDEGRVAYSRDGRKWTGVGDHFPLKFDWRTGTFQGQQFALSCYNARPDGGYIDIDSFTLSPLPEAVEEARP encoded by the coding sequence ATGACCATCAAGTCATCCATCGCCCTGCTGGGGTTGTCGTTGGCCGCCACCATCCTGCCCGCGCAAGTCTGGCGCGCGGATCAGGGCGATGGTACCTATCGCAATCCAGTCCTCTTCGCCGACTATCCCGATCCCGACATCATTCGCGTCGGCGAGGATTTCTATTTCATCACCACGACCTTCGCCAATGCGCCGGGCATGACCATTCTTCATTCGAAGGATCTGGTGAACTGGCAGATTGCCGGTCATCTCATGGACCGGCTGGAGGGCAACCCGCGCTATGATCTGAGCGATGGCGGCGATTATCGCCGGGGCTTCTTTGCGGCCAGCATGCGCCATCACAAAGGCACTTTCTATGTGGCCGTCAGTCCGATCGGGCTCAACACGCGCATCTATCGCGCGAACAGCCCGACCGGCCCCTGGACCTATACCGAACTCGATCGCCACGCTTTCGACCCGGCGCTGTTCTTCGAGGATGATGGCCAAGCCTATCTGATGACGTCAATCGGGACGGACGGCACCGTGACATTGCTGACGATGAACGAGGACGTCACCAAGATTACCGCGTCCAAGGTCGTCCATTATAACAAAGGCGCGGAAGGATCGAAGATCATCAAGCGCGCGGGCTGGTATTATCTTTTCAACGCGCTCCCTTCCAAACTGGCGCTGAGCGTCTCGCGGGCGCGCAGCTTGCAGGGGCCGTGGGAGACCCGTCCGCAGATTGACGACACCAGCGGCGGCCATCAGGGCGCATTGGTCGATCTGGCCAACGGCGATTGGGCTGGTTTTGTCATGGTCGATGCCGGATCGATCGGCCGGATGACCAATATCAGCCCGGTATATTGGCAGGACGATTGGCCGATATGGGGCACGCCCGACGCACCGGGCCGCGTACCCGACCGCGCGCCCAAGCCGATCATGGGCCACCCCTTTGCCGAACCGCCCGCATCGGATGATTTTTCCGCATCGACATTGGGCCTGCAATGGCAATGGAACCATAATCCCGATGACCGCCGCTGGTCTTTGCGCGAACGGCCCGGCTTCCTGCGGCTTCACGCAACTCAGGCCGACCGGCTGTGGACGGCAAGCAACACGCTGACGCAAAAGGGTCAGGGGCCTCGCAGCCGCGCTATCGTCAAAGTGGACATGCGCGGATTGCGCCCAGGCGATGTCTGCGGCGTTGGCACCTTCGGCAAGATCAGCGCGCAATTGTCGATCGTCGGCGGCGACAAGGACCGCCGCGCCCTGACCATGATGGTGACCGATTCCACGGAGGATGGCCCCCGCACCGAAACCCGTGTCGCATCCGTGCCCGTGTCGGGCCAGACGCTCTGGCTGCGCACCGACATGGACTTCGTCCGTGACGAAGGCCGCGTCGCCTACAGCCGCGACGGACGAAAATGGACTGGCGTAGGCGATCATTTCCCGCTGAAATTCGATTGGCGCACCGGCACGTTCCAGGGGCAGCAATTCGCCCTTTCCTGCTATAATGCGCGGCCGGACGGCGGCTATATCGATATCGACAGCTTCACCCTGTCGCCCTTGCCCGAAGCGGTGGAGGAAGCAAGGCCATGA
- a CDS encoding alpha/beta hydrolase: MTFKTGMMVVAALAMAGASTPALAQVATGAPPVVAGAKPVTIERIKVHAPTIEGNLEGEAADRDVLVILPPSYGREPSRRYPVVYALHGYSIGAEQWAKEIHIPRTVEGAFAKGAQEMILVLPDSKTVHNGSMYSSSVTTGDFESFVARDLVRYIDGHYRTIAQRESRGLAGHSMGGYGTSRIGMKHADMFGALYMMSPCCLSPRDPAQIDPAVFKQLESVKSPADSAGLSFMLRAQLATAAAWSPNPQKPPLYLDMPVKDGVVQPDVVAKWAANAPLAFVDQYIGNLRRYRAIAIDVGDKDGLKADAQTLHDVLDRYGIPNSFEIYEGDHTNRVAWRFQDKLLPFFSAHLAFQRAR, translated from the coding sequence ATGACGTTCAAGACAGGAATGATGGTCGTTGCGGCGCTGGCGATGGCCGGGGCATCGACGCCTGCCTTGGCGCAGGTTGCGACGGGTGCGCCGCCAGTTGTCGCCGGGGCAAAGCCGGTGACGATCGAGCGGATCAAGGTGCATGCCCCGACAATCGAGGGCAATTTGGAAGGCGAAGCGGCCGACCGCGATGTGCTGGTGATCCTGCCGCCCAGCTATGGTCGCGAACCATCACGGCGTTATCCGGTCGTGTATGCGCTGCACGGCTATTCGATCGGCGCGGAGCAATGGGCGAAGGAAATCCACATTCCCCGGACCGTGGAAGGCGCCTTTGCCAAAGGGGCGCAGGAGATGATCCTGGTGCTGCCCGATTCCAAGACGGTCCATAATGGGTCGATGTATTCCAGTTCGGTGACGACCGGCGATTTCGAGAGTTTCGTGGCGCGCGATCTGGTCCGTTATATCGACGGCCATTATCGGACGATCGCGCAGCGCGAAAGCCGGGGGCTGGCCGGGCATAGCATGGGCGGCTACGGGACCAGCCGCATCGGCATGAAACATGCCGATATGTTCGGTGCGCTTTATATGATGAGCCCCTGCTGCCTGTCGCCGCGCGATCCGGCACAGATCGATCCGGCCGTGTTCAAACAGCTCGAATCGGTCAAGTCGCCCGCCGATTCGGCTGGGCTATCCTTCATGCTGCGTGCGCAATTGGCGACGGCTGCCGCCTGGTCGCCCAACCCGCAAAAGCCGCCCCTCTATCTGGACATGCCGGTCAAGGACGGGGTGGTGCAACCCGATGTCGTGGCCAAATGGGCAGCGAATGCGCCGCTGGCGTTCGTCGATCAATATATCGGCAATCTCCGCCGCTATCGCGCGATCGCCATCGATGTCGGCGACAAGGATGGATTGAAGGCCGATGCGCAGACGCTGCATGACGTGCTTGATCGCTATGGCATTCCCAACAGTTTCGAAATCTATGAGGGCGATCATACCAACCGGGTGGCTTGGCGTTTTCAGGATAAGCTGCTGCCCTTCTTCAGCGCGCATCTCGCCTTTCAGCGCGCGCGATAA
- a CDS encoding sialate O-acetylesterase, protein MPAAAAPAFDALSGDHSVIQRDRPALIRGRADPGEMITITLGAATQVVTADAQGRFQAGFAALTKAGPIALSARSDKGQVTARDVVVGDVFLCSGQSNMELEVRNAQDAMGQIRNSTDGQLRLMTVPRDAADQPRWDLSSAASWKTASPESVPDFSAACYYMARDLRKTAGVPIGAISSSWGGSQISPWMGEVAQAAIGRADRSAMVKLHASDPIGAERAASAEWEGWWRAATGDAVGQEPWQPGSTLGWADVPKLGPWEEWGVSALSEFNGMVWFRREIILTAAQAAEAATLSLGTMDDVGRVWINGSPVGMSAKAWQPTSLTVPPGLLKAGRNVLIINVMDNYANGGLLGPASDMALRFADGGDVPLGDKWRYAVAAKSPPGAPRVPWADVTGAGTLFNGMIAPLGAIGLKGVAWYQGESDVDLPGYADRLAAMMAEWRDQFRAPDLPFVIVQLAAYGKPTTKPSESGWARMRDTQYRAVAADPHAALATAIDLGDPFDIHPGEKQELGRRLARSMRAVAYGERHSASGPQAAKAIATPDGGAMIEFLGLTGALQTRSAAQAIGFELCGQAADSCRYVGGEVEGLRIHLAGDGQPAVRVRYGWADSPVINLYDEAPLPVGSFELPIGTGR, encoded by the coding sequence ATGCCTGCGGCTGCAGCACCTGCGTTCGACGCGCTATCTGGTGACCATTCGGTTATCCAGCGCGATCGTCCGGCCCTGATCCGTGGGAGGGCTGATCCGGGCGAGATGATCACGATAACATTGGGCGCGGCGACCCAGGTCGTGACGGCGGATGCGCAGGGGCGGTTCCAAGCGGGGTTTGCCGCGCTTACCAAGGCTGGACCGATCGCATTGTCGGCGCGCAGCGACAAGGGGCAGGTGACGGCGCGGGACGTGGTCGTGGGCGACGTCTTCCTATGTTCAGGCCAATCGAACATGGAATTGGAAGTGCGCAATGCGCAGGATGCCATGGGGCAGATCCGCAACTCGACCGACGGTCAACTTCGCCTGATGACGGTTCCGCGCGATGCGGCCGACCAGCCGCGGTGGGACTTGAGCAGTGCAGCGTCGTGGAAGACGGCCAGCCCGGAAAGCGTGCCCGATTTTTCCGCTGCCTGCTATTATATGGCGCGAGACCTGCGCAAGACGGCGGGCGTTCCGATCGGCGCCATCTCCAGCAGTTGGGGCGGATCGCAGATCAGCCCCTGGATGGGGGAAGTGGCCCAGGCCGCGATCGGTCGCGCCGATCGCTCCGCCATGGTGAAGTTGCACGCCAGCGATCCCATCGGAGCCGAACGGGCGGCGAGCGCCGAATGGGAAGGTTGGTGGCGCGCAGCCACCGGCGATGCTGTCGGCCAAGAGCCTTGGCAGCCCGGCAGTACCCTTGGCTGGGCAGATGTGCCGAAATTGGGGCCATGGGAAGAATGGGGCGTCAGTGCTCTCTCCGAATTCAACGGCATGGTCTGGTTCCGGCGGGAAATCATTTTGACGGCTGCGCAGGCAGCCGAGGCGGCGACCCTGTCCTTGGGCACCATGGATGATGTCGGCCGGGTCTGGATCAATGGCAGTCCCGTGGGGATGAGCGCCAAGGCATGGCAGCCCACCAGCCTGACCGTGCCACCGGGTCTGTTGAAGGCGGGTCGCAATGTCCTGATCATCAATGTGATGGATAATTATGCCAATGGTGGGCTGCTGGGACCGGCGAGCGACATGGCCTTGCGGTTTGCCGATGGGGGCGATGTGCCGTTGGGCGACAAGTGGCGCTATGCCGTGGCAGCCAAATCGCCCCCCGGCGCGCCGCGTGTGCCATGGGCTGATGTGACCGGCGCGGGCACGCTCTTTAATGGCATGATCGCGCCGCTGGGTGCGATCGGCTTGAAGGGTGTTGCCTGGTATCAGGGCGAGTCCGATGTCGATCTGCCTGGCTATGCCGATCGGCTGGCGGCAATGATGGCCGAATGGCGCGACCAATTTCGCGCGCCCGACCTGCCCTTCGTCATCGTGCAGCTCGCCGCCTATGGCAAGCCGACGACGAAACCGTCGGAGAGCGGCTGGGCACGGATGCGCGATACGCAATATCGGGCCGTGGCAGCGGACCCCCATGCGGCGTTGGCCACGGCGATCGATCTGGGCGATCCGTTCGATATTCATCCCGGAGAGAAGCAGGAATTGGGTCGCCGCCTCGCGCGGTCGATGCGGGCGGTTGCCTATGGCGAACGGCATTCCGCTAGCGGTCCGCAGGCGGCAAAGGCCATTGCTACGCCGGACGGCGGGGCCATGATCGAATTTTTAGGGCTAACGGGCGCCCTTCAGACGCGTAGCGCCGCGCAGGCGATCGGCTTTGAGCTGTGCGGGCAAGCGGCGGATAGCTGTCGCTATGTCGGCGGCGAGGTGGAAGGATTGCGCATCCATCTTGCAGGTGATGGTCAGCCAGCCGTGCGGGTGCGATATGGCTGGGCGGATTCGCCGGTCATCAACCTCTATGACGAGGCCCCTCTACCGGTCGGTTCGTTCGAGCTGCCGATAGGTACAGGTCGTTAG
- a CDS encoding glycoside hydrolase family 95 protein, whose translation MKFSRRESVAAIAAGTAALSSVHARGAASRPPSPLMLWYEQPASVWTEALPVGNGRMGAMVFGGIRQERLQLNESTLWAGQPYDPVNPAARAALSKVRALIFEGKIAEAEALANDAVLATPSTQMPYQAFCDLMLDFPGLGQTSNYRRSLDLDSAMTTTRFTADGIDHKRQVIASADDQVIAMRVTASGEGQLNVDIGLASPHKIVAVEADGSASLLMTGRNGDAAGINGGLQFAARLFASAEGGRIEPGAGGRLLVRGADAVTLTIAMATSYRRFDDVSGDPVAATQATLDRLRGRSFARVAADATDAHRRLFRRVSIDLGRSAAADLPTDKRIAASPTQDDPALAALYFQYGRYLLISSSRPGGQPANLQGLWNDSLNPPWGSKYTINVNTEMNYWPAETTHLGECVTPLVDMVRDLAVTGARTAATMYGARGWVAHHNTDLWRASAPIDGAQFGLWPTGGAWLCTHLWDHYDYGRDRAFLTSIYPLMAGAARFFLDTLQPEPKTGYLVTNPSMSPENPHGHGGTLCAGPTMDMAILRDLFSQTIAAAQILNVDASFVEELEAARSRLAPYQVGRQGQLQEWREDWDVDAPEQDHRHVSHLYGLYPSHQISVEDTPELAAAARRTLEIRGDRATGWATAWRITLWARLRDGDHAHRILGYLLGPDHSYPNMFDAHPPFQIDGNFGGTAGIVEMLLHSRDDVIDLLPALPSAWPEGRVTGLRARGRCGVDLAWRDGRLTRVTLHPDMDGQRTIRVGGRRATVSLKAGRALMLEDGDFA comes from the coding sequence ATGAAATTCAGCCGTCGCGAGAGCGTTGCGGCGATAGCAGCGGGCACCGCCGCCCTCTCATCCGTGCACGCGCGTGGGGCAGCCTCTCGCCCGCCCTCACCTCTTATGCTCTGGTATGAACAGCCCGCATCGGTGTGGACGGAGGCACTGCCTGTCGGCAACGGGCGAATGGGCGCGATGGTCTTTGGTGGCATCCGCCAGGAACGATTGCAACTCAACGAGTCCACCCTATGGGCGGGCCAGCCCTATGACCCGGTCAACCCTGCGGCGCGGGCCGCGCTATCCAAAGTCCGCGCGTTGATCTTCGAAGGCAAGATTGCCGAGGCCGAAGCCCTGGCGAACGACGCCGTCCTCGCCACACCATCCACGCAAATGCCCTATCAGGCCTTTTGCGATCTCATGCTGGATTTCCCTGGCCTGGGGCAGACGTCTAACTATCGGCGCAGCCTGGATCTGGACAGCGCCATGACAACTACCCGATTCACCGCCGATGGCATCGATCATAAGCGCCAGGTGATTGCGTCGGCAGACGATCAGGTCATCGCAATGCGTGTGACGGCATCGGGCGAAGGACAGCTCAACGTCGATATCGGCCTGGCGTCCCCGCACAAGATCGTCGCGGTCGAGGCCGACGGATCGGCAAGCCTGTTGATGACCGGCCGCAATGGCGATGCCGCCGGCATTAACGGCGGCTTGCAGTTCGCCGCCCGCCTGTTCGCTTCGGCAGAGGGCGGGCGGATCGAGCCAGGTGCAGGCGGCAGATTGCTGGTGCGCGGCGCCGATGCGGTCACGCTGACGATCGCCATGGCGACCAGCTATCGCCGGTTCGACGATGTCAGCGGCGATCCCGTAGCTGCGACCCAGGCCACGCTGGATCGCCTGCGTGGCCGTTCCTTTGCGCGGGTCGCGGCGGACGCGACCGACGCGCATCGGCGGCTCTTTCGCCGCGTGTCGATCGACCTTGGCCGATCGGCCGCCGCAGACCTGCCGACCGACAAGCGCATTGCCGCGTCGCCGACCCAGGACGACCCGGCGCTTGCAGCGCTCTATTTCCAATATGGTCGCTACCTGCTGATCTCTTCCTCACGGCCGGGCGGCCAGCCTGCCAATCTGCAAGGTCTGTGGAACGACAGCCTCAACCCGCCCTGGGGGTCGAAATATACGATCAACGTCAATACCGAGATGAATTATTGGCCCGCCGAGACCACGCATCTGGGTGAGTGCGTCACACCGCTGGTCGATATGGTCCGCGACCTCGCCGTCACCGGCGCGCGCACGGCAGCGACCATGTATGGCGCCCGCGGCTGGGTCGCGCATCATAATACCGACCTGTGGCGTGCCAGCGCCCCCATCGACGGTGCGCAGTTCGGGCTATGGCCGACCGGCGGCGCATGGCTCTGCACCCATTTGTGGGATCATTATGATTATGGCCGGGATCGCGCATTCCTGACCTCCATCTATCCGCTGATGGCCGGAGCCGCCCGCTTCTTCCTCGATACGTTGCAGCCAGAACCAAAGACCGGCTACCTCGTCACCAACCCGTCGATGAGCCCGGAAAATCCGCATGGTCATGGCGGCACCCTCTGCGCCGGGCCGACCATGGACATGGCGATCCTGCGCGACCTGTTCAGTCAGACGATCGCGGCCGCGCAAATTCTGAATGTGGATGCTAGCTTCGTGGAGGAACTGGAGGCGGCCCGATCGCGCCTTGCGCCTTATCAGGTTGGCCGACAAGGACAGTTGCAGGAATGGCGGGAGGATTGGGACGTCGATGCGCCCGAACAGGATCATCGCCATGTCTCTCATCTCTATGGGCTTTATCCCTCGCACCAGATCAGCGTTGAGGATACACCAGAATTGGCCGCCGCGGCGCGCCGGACGCTGGAAATTCGGGGCGATCGGGCGACCGGCTGGGCAACGGCATGGCGTATCACCCTATGGGCGCGGTTGCGCGATGGCGATCATGCCCATCGCATATTGGGCTACCTGCTCGGCCCCGATCACAGCTATCCCAATATGTTCGACGCCCACCCGCCCTTTCAGATCGACGGTAATTTCGGCGGAACGGCCGGGATCGTCGAAATGCTGCTCCATAGCCGTGACGACGTCATCGACCTGCTGCCCGCTTTGCCAAGCGCATGGCCGGAAGGACGTGTCACCGGACTGCGCGCGCGCGGACGGTGCGGCGTCGATCTCGCCTGGCGCGATGGGCGGCTCACGCGCGTCACGCTGCACCCCGACATGGACGGCCAAAGGACCATAAGGGTCGGTGGTCGTCGTGCGACGGTATCGCTCAAGGCCGGACGCGCCCTCATGCTTGAAGATGGAGATTTTGCCTGA
- a CDS encoding NPCBM/NEW2 domain-containing protein yields MTKVYVRGLLLGLVALASSTSLSAQTADPLAPTGRWSAYQGGSAALPPMGWNSWNAFFTEIDEEKLLGSAQRIIDSGLAKKGYQYINIDDGWWLKRRTNDGKLLIRSEKFPSSLRAGKGDPSFRPLTDKLHAMGFKAGIYSDLGRNSCSQAYSTGEAQLPEGSIAEREVGLYGHIDQDIRLFFADWGFDLIKVDGCGIRAFGDGSAPVKSGKYRMFAPLIDQASVTRSDVPAVQGLFSQINQSLTRHNPDNDYLLSLCVWGSANVRAWGKDYGNSSRTSDDITPHWARMLTNYDSAVRRALYAHPGSWNDPDMLFIGQGDFDAEHLTEARSHFALWAMMNAPLLIGADLRKTPQSLMDIFGNANLIAINQDPAGHQAIVAFDSDSLQILVKTLANGDKAVALFNRGLAPVDAMLTAGHLKFRDDKAVALTDLWTGEQSRFTGEQALKVAPRQTLVFIAKGDRALADGLYLSEQPGNINPAVDGVTAPAPDPTIFRSIPGWRSTRGLGERPIYAGWGGAQPDATPYNQPLTMAGKAYASGIGVLANSRLEIRNKGYGRLTAMVGVDDSAADSRHGVRFAVYGDGKLLTRTPVVRRGETPTPIAVDVKGVALIEMVAQADDGVPGEMLPVSWGDAALLR; encoded by the coding sequence ATGACGAAGGTTTACGTCCGGGGCTTGCTGCTTGGCCTTGTCGCCTTGGCCAGCAGCACCAGCCTGTCAGCCCAGACGGCCGATCCGCTCGCGCCAACGGGCCGGTGGAGTGCCTATCAAGGCGGCAGTGCCGCCCTGCCGCCCATGGGGTGGAACAGCTGGAACGCCTTTTTCACCGAGATCGATGAGGAAAAGCTGCTCGGATCGGCGCAGCGGATCATCGACAGCGGCCTCGCCAAGAAGGGCTATCAATATATCAATATCGACGACGGTTGGTGGCTCAAGCGCCGGACGAATGACGGCAAATTGCTGATCCGTTCGGAGAAATTCCCATCGTCCCTGCGCGCGGGCAAGGGCGACCCGTCTTTCCGTCCCCTGACCGACAAGCTCCATGCCATGGGGTTCAAGGCGGGCATCTATTCGGACCTTGGCCGCAACAGCTGTTCGCAGGCCTATTCGACTGGCGAAGCCCAATTGCCCGAAGGATCGATCGCTGAACGCGAGGTCGGACTCTATGGCCATATCGATCAGGATATTCGGCTCTTCTTCGCCGATTGGGGTTTCGATCTCATCAAAGTGGACGGATGCGGCATCCGCGCCTTTGGCGATGGCAGCGCACCGGTGAAATCCGGTAAATATCGCATGTTCGCGCCCCTGATCGACCAGGCGTCGGTCACCCGCTCGGATGTTCCCGCGGTGCAGGGACTGTTCAGCCAGATCAACCAGTCGCTTACCCGTCATAACCCGGACAATGACTATCTGCTCTCGCTCTGCGTGTGGGGTAGCGCCAATGTGCGCGCCTGGGGCAAGGATTATGGCAATAGCTCCCGCACCAGCGACGATATCACGCCCCATTGGGCGCGGATGCTGACGAACTATGACAGCGCGGTACGCCGGGCGCTCTATGCCCATCCGGGGTCGTGGAATGATCCCGACATGCTGTTCATCGGTCAGGGCGATTTCGACGCCGAGCATCTGACCGAAGCGCGATCGCATTTTGCGCTCTGGGCGATGATGAACGCGCCGCTGCTGATCGGCGCGGACCTGCGCAAGACGCCGCAATCCTTGATGGATATTTTCGGCAATGCTAACCTGATCGCCATCAATCAGGATCCCGCTGGTCATCAGGCCATTGTCGCCTTCGACAGCGATTCACTGCAGATATTGGTCAAGACATTGGCCAATGGCGACAAGGCGGTCGCGCTGTTCAACCGGGGCCTCGCGCCGGTCGATGCCATGCTGACGGCCGGTCATCTCAAATTCCGCGACGACAAGGCCGTGGCTTTGACCGACCTTTGGACGGGCGAACAGAGCCGCTTCACCGGAGAGCAAGCCTTGAAGGTTGCGCCACGACAGACGCTTGTCTTCATCGCAAAAGGCGATCGGGCCTTGGCAGATGGCCTTTATCTGTCGGAGCAACCTGGCAATATCAACCCGGCCGTCGACGGGGTTACCGCCCCTGCGCCTGATCCCACGATCTTCCGCTCCATTCCCGGCTGGCGCAGCACGCGCGGGCTGGGCGAACGCCCCATCTATGCAGGCTGGGGCGGCGCACAGCCCGATGCGACACCCTATAACCAGCCGCTCACCATGGCGGGCAAAGCCTATGCGTCTGGCATCGGCGTGCTTGCGAATTCACGACTAGAAATTCGGAACAAGGGCTATGGCCGCCTGACTGCCATGGTTGGGGTGGATGACAGTGCAGCGGACTCGCGCCATGGCGTCCGCTTCGCTGTCTATGGCGACGGCAAGCTGCTGACGCGCACGCCGGTAGTTCGCCGCGGCGAAACGCCAACGCCGATTGCCGTCGATGTAAAAGGCGTCGCCCTCATCGAGATGGTCGCGCAAGCCGATGACGGGGTTCCGGGCGAAATGCTGCCCGTCAGTTGGGGTGACGCGGCCCTGCTACGCTGA
- a CDS encoding SapC family protein has product MESLQLLNNVAHAGLRMRAPDHGSGPFVRIVVGEILAAAAACPILFSKHAETGRFYLGALTGLKPGEHLVDSPDDRPAFRALEADREGFFTAEENIAFDPDHPRFASGDGDPLFDAEGKPTLPLRVVQQALSRLVAGTEATEALITALLAHRLIEPIDIVLSFDDGETVRLDGLYTVSLDNLDDLDDAAVMRLFRSGHLRLAYAIAGSLQHISLMARRRNDRLGRFG; this is encoded by the coding sequence ATGGAATCGCTTCAGTTGCTCAATAATGTGGCGCATGCCGGTTTGCGGATGCGGGCACCGGACCATGGGTCTGGTCCGTTCGTGCGAATCGTCGTTGGTGAAATCCTGGCCGCTGCCGCTGCCTGCCCGATTCTTTTTTCCAAACATGCCGAGACGGGCCGATTCTATCTGGGGGCGCTGACCGGGTTGAAGCCGGGCGAACATCTGGTGGATTCGCCCGATGATCGTCCCGCCTTTCGGGCGCTGGAGGCGGATCGCGAAGGCTTCTTCACGGCCGAGGAGAATATCGCCTTCGACCCGGACCATCCCCGCTTTGCCTCCGGCGATGGCGACCCGTTGTTCGATGCGGAAGGGAAGCCCACCCTTCCATTGCGCGTCGTCCAACAGGCGCTAAGCCGCCTGGTTGCGGGGACGGAGGCGACCGAAGCCCTCATCACCGCCTTGCTTGCGCACCGGCTGATCGAGCCGATCGACATCGTGCTCAGCTTCGATGATGGGGAGACGGTGCGGCTGGATGGGCTCTATACGGTGAGCCTCGATAATCTCGATGATCTGGACGATGCGGCCGTCATGAGGCTGTTTCGATCCGGTCATCTGCGCCTTGCCTACGCCATCGCCGGATCGTTGCAGCATATCAGCCTGATGGCGCGTCGGCGGAACGACAGGCTTGGACGGTTCGGCTGA
- a CDS encoding cupin-like domain-containing protein, with translation MASAAVPITERTAAEIGGVEGLRHLAQACRPIVIRGVCSDWPAMQMGTQSDDAVLAYLARFDSGSTAEYFAGPPNLCGRYHYGDGPGGFNFARETIAVRQAIARIAANAQDAGETGYLGSLPTDHHFPGFAEANPCALLPPNVRPRIWLGNASTVACHYDTYDNLACAVAGRRRFTLYPPDAIGDLYVGPIDHTLSGQPISLAAGTAGDNPKYPRFGAARARAVVVDLAPGDALYLPKLWWHQVEALDPVNILVNYWWDGFSAGPDAPYTAMLLAMIAIAERPAAERDAWRAYFDHYVFRPDGHPLAHMPDAQHGVLGPLGQGNYGRIRALVMRLLRGQ, from the coding sequence ATGGCCAGTGCCGCTGTCCCAATCACGGAACGAACCGCCGCGGAGATCGGGGGCGTCGAAGGTTTGCGACATTTGGCGCAGGCGTGTCGCCCCATTGTGATTCGGGGAGTCTGTAGCGACTGGCCTGCGATGCAGATGGGCACGCAAAGCGATGACGCCGTGCTTGCCTATCTGGCGCGATTCGACAGCGGATCGACAGCGGAATATTTCGCTGGCCCGCCAAATTTATGTGGGCGCTATCATTATGGCGATGGGCCTGGCGGCTTCAACTTTGCCAGGGAAACCATCGCCGTTCGGCAAGCGATCGCGCGGATCGCCGCCAATGCGCAGGATGCGGGCGAGACCGGCTATCTGGGTTCGCTGCCGACCGATCATCATTTCCCCGGCTTTGCCGAGGCGAATCCATGCGCGTTGTTGCCGCCGAACGTCCGCCCCCGGATATGGCTGGGCAATGCCTCGACCGTTGCCTGCCATTATGACACCTATGATAATCTGGCCTGCGCAGTAGCCGGGCGACGACGCTTCACCCTCTATCCGCCCGATGCGATCGGCGATCTCTATGTCGGGCCGATCGACCATACATTGTCGGGCCAGCCGATATCGCTGGCGGCTGGAACTGCAGGCGACAATCCGAAATATCCCCGTTTTGGGGCCGCGCGGGCGAGGGCCGTGGTAGTGGACCTGGCCCCCGGAGACGCGCTCTACCTCCCCAAATTATGGTGGCACCAGGTCGAGGCGCTCGATCCCGTCAACATCCTCGTCAATTATTGGTGGGATGGTTTTAGTGCGGGGCCGGATGCGCCGTACACTGCCATGCTGCTCGCCATGATCGCCATTGCCGAACGGCCAGCGGCCGAGCGGGACGCCTGGCGCGCCTATTTCGACCATTATGTCTTTCGCCCCGACGGCCATCCTTTGGCCCATATGCCGGACGCGCAGCATGGGGTGTTGGGGCCGCTCGGCCAAGGGAATTATGGGCGGATCCGTGCCCTGGTGATGCGCCTGTTGCGCGGACAATGA